One window of the Puntigrus tetrazona isolate hp1 chromosome 13, ASM1883169v1, whole genome shotgun sequence genome contains the following:
- the ldb1a gene encoding LIM domain-binding protein 1-A isoform X8 gives MSVGGCACPGCSSKSFKLYSPKEPPNGSAFPPFHPGAMLDRDVGPTPMYPPSYMEPGIGRHTPYGNQTDYRIFELNKRLQNWTEQDCDNLWWDAFTTEFFEDDAMLTITFCLEDGPKRYTIGRTLIPRYFRSIFEGGATELFYVLKHPKESFHNNFVSLDCDQCTMVTQNGKPMFTQVCVEGRLYLEFMFDDMMRIKTWHFSIRQHREVVPRSILAMHAQDPQMLDQLSKNITRCGLSNSTLNYLRLCVILEPMQELMSRHKTYSLSPRDCLKTCLFQKWQRMVAPPAEPARQAPNKRRKRKMSGGSTMSSGGGNNNNNSNSKKKSPASSFALSSQDLVGTKTCTVPELEDRS, from the exons GCTGTTCGTCCAAGTCGTTCAAGCTGTACTCCCCCAAGGAGCCCCCCAACGGTAGTGCCTTCCCTCCATTTCACCCAGGCGCAATGCTGGATAGAGATGTGGG TCCGACGCCGATGTATCCCCCCTCTTACATGGAGCCTGGAATAGG GAGGCACACACCGTATGGAAATCAAACAGACTACAGAATATTTGAGCTCAACAAAAGACTACAGAATTGGACAGag cAGGACTGTGACAATTTGTGGTGGGATGCTTTCACTACAGAGTTTTTCGAGGACGATGCAATGCTGACGATCACTTTCTGTCTGGAAGATGGGCCCAAACGATATA CTATTGGTAGGACGTTGATCCCTCGATACTTCAGGAGTATTTTTGAGGGTGGGGCCACTGAACTCTTCTATGTGCTGAAACATCCCAAGGAGTCTTTCCACAATAACTTTGTGTCACTTGACTGCGATCAATGCACCATGGTTACACAGAACGGCAAACCCATGTTCACACAG GTGTGTGTGGAGGGCAGACTGTACCTCGAGTTTATGTTTGATGACATGATGCGTATAAAGACATGGCATTTCAGCATCAGACAACACAGAGAAGTCGTGCCAAGGAGCATCCTGGCAATGCAT GCCCAAGACCCCCAAATGCTTGACCAGCTatcaaaaaacatcacaagatGTGGCTTATCTAACTCTACGCTGAACTACCTCCGA CTTTGTGTAATCCTGGAGCCCATGCAGGAGCTGATGTCCAGACACAAGACGTACAGTCTCAGCCCACGAGACTGCCTCAAAACCTGTCTGTTTCAGAAATGGCAGCGAATGGTGGCCCCACCAG CCGAGCCAGCGAGACAAGCCCCCAACAAGCGGAGGAAACGAAAAATGTCCGGCGGCAGCACCATGAGTTCCGGAGGgggcaacaacaacaataacagcaacagtaaaaagaaaagtcCAGCCAGCAGTTTTGCGCTCTCCAGCCAG gACCTGGTTGGAACAAAAACCTGTACAGTTCCGGAGCTTGAGGACCGGAGTTGA
- the ldb1a gene encoding LIM domain-binding protein 1-A isoform X3, producing the protein MSVGGCACPGCSSKSFKLYSPKEPPNGSAFPPFHPGAMLDRDVGPTPMYPPSYMEPGIGRHTPYGNQTDYRIFELNKRLQNWTEQDCDNLWWDAFTTEFFEDDAMLTITFCLEDGPKRYTIGRTLIPRYFRSIFEGGATELFYVLKHPKESFHNNFVSLDCDQCTMVTQNGKPMFTQVCVEGRLYLEFMFDDMMRIKTWHFSIRQHREVVPRSILAMHAQDPQMLDQLSKNITRCGLSNSTLNYLRLCVILEPMQELMSRHKTYSLSPRDCLKTCLFQKWQRMVAPPAEPARQAPNKRRKRKMSGGSTMSSGGGNNNNNSNSKKKSPASSFALSSQDVMVVGEPTLMGGEFGDEDERLITRLENTQFDAANGIDDEDSFNSSPALGTNSPWNSKAPSSQESKNDNPTSQSSQ; encoded by the exons GCTGTTCGTCCAAGTCGTTCAAGCTGTACTCCCCCAAGGAGCCCCCCAACGGTAGTGCCTTCCCTCCATTTCACCCAGGCGCAATGCTGGATAGAGATGTGGG TCCGACGCCGATGTATCCCCCCTCTTACATGGAGCCTGGAATAGG GAGGCACACACCGTATGGAAATCAAACAGACTACAGAATATTTGAGCTCAACAAAAGACTACAGAATTGGACAGag cAGGACTGTGACAATTTGTGGTGGGATGCTTTCACTACAGAGTTTTTCGAGGACGATGCAATGCTGACGATCACTTTCTGTCTGGAAGATGGGCCCAAACGATATA CTATTGGTAGGACGTTGATCCCTCGATACTTCAGGAGTATTTTTGAGGGTGGGGCCACTGAACTCTTCTATGTGCTGAAACATCCCAAGGAGTCTTTCCACAATAACTTTGTGTCACTTGACTGCGATCAATGCACCATGGTTACACAGAACGGCAAACCCATGTTCACACAG GTGTGTGTGGAGGGCAGACTGTACCTCGAGTTTATGTTTGATGACATGATGCGTATAAAGACATGGCATTTCAGCATCAGACAACACAGAGAAGTCGTGCCAAGGAGCATCCTGGCAATGCAT GCCCAAGACCCCCAAATGCTTGACCAGCTatcaaaaaacatcacaagatGTGGCTTATCTAACTCTACGCTGAACTACCTCCGA CTTTGTGTAATCCTGGAGCCCATGCAGGAGCTGATGTCCAGACACAAGACGTACAGTCTCAGCCCACGAGACTGCCTCAAAACCTGTCTGTTTCAGAAATGGCAGCGAATGGTGGCCCCACCAG CCGAGCCAGCGAGACAAGCCCCCAACAAGCGGAGGAAACGAAAAATGTCCGGCGGCAGCACCATGAGTTCCGGAGGgggcaacaacaacaataacagcaacagtaaaaagaaaagtcCAGCCAGCAGTTTTGCGCTCTCCAGCCAG GATGTGATGGTGGTGGGAGAGCCCACTCTGATGGGAGGGGAGTTCGGGGACGAGGATGAGCGGCTCATCACACGGCTGGAGAACACACAGTTTGATGCGGCCAATGGCATCGACGACGAGGACAGTTTCAACAGTTCCCCCGCCCTGGGCACCAACAGCCCCTGGAACAGCAAAGCTCCCTCCAGCCAGGAGAGCAAAAATGACAACCCCACCTCACAGTCATCGCAGTAG
- the ldb1a gene encoding LIM domain-binding protein 1-A isoform X4, producing MSVGGCACPGCSSKSFKLYSPKEPPNGSAFPPFHPGAMLDRDVGPTPMYPPSYMEPGIGRHTPYGNQTDYRIFELNKRLQNWTEDCDNLWWDAFTTEFFEDDAMLTITFCLEDGPKRYTIGRTLIPRYFRSIFEGGATELFYVLKHPKESFHNNFVSLDCDQCTMVTQNGKPMFTQVCVEGRLYLEFMFDDMMRIKTWHFSIRQHREVVPRSILAMHAQDPQMLDQLSKNITRCGLSNSTLNYLRLCVILEPMQELMSRHKTYSLSPRDCLKTCLFQKWQRMVAPPAEPARQAPNKRRKRKMSGGSTMSSGGGNNNNNSNSKKKSPASSFALSSQDVMVVGEPTLMGGEFGDEDERLITRLENTQFDAANGIDDEDSFNSSPALGTNSPWNSKAPSSQESKNDNPTSQSSQ from the exons GCTGTTCGTCCAAGTCGTTCAAGCTGTACTCCCCCAAGGAGCCCCCCAACGGTAGTGCCTTCCCTCCATTTCACCCAGGCGCAATGCTGGATAGAGATGTGGG TCCGACGCCGATGTATCCCCCCTCTTACATGGAGCCTGGAATAGG GAGGCACACACCGTATGGAAATCAAACAGACTACAGAATATTTGAGCTCAACAAAAGACTACAGAATTGGACAGag GACTGTGACAATTTGTGGTGGGATGCTTTCACTACAGAGTTTTTCGAGGACGATGCAATGCTGACGATCACTTTCTGTCTGGAAGATGGGCCCAAACGATATA CTATTGGTAGGACGTTGATCCCTCGATACTTCAGGAGTATTTTTGAGGGTGGGGCCACTGAACTCTTCTATGTGCTGAAACATCCCAAGGAGTCTTTCCACAATAACTTTGTGTCACTTGACTGCGATCAATGCACCATGGTTACACAGAACGGCAAACCCATGTTCACACAG GTGTGTGTGGAGGGCAGACTGTACCTCGAGTTTATGTTTGATGACATGATGCGTATAAAGACATGGCATTTCAGCATCAGACAACACAGAGAAGTCGTGCCAAGGAGCATCCTGGCAATGCAT GCCCAAGACCCCCAAATGCTTGACCAGCTatcaaaaaacatcacaagatGTGGCTTATCTAACTCTACGCTGAACTACCTCCGA CTTTGTGTAATCCTGGAGCCCATGCAGGAGCTGATGTCCAGACACAAGACGTACAGTCTCAGCCCACGAGACTGCCTCAAAACCTGTCTGTTTCAGAAATGGCAGCGAATGGTGGCCCCACCAG CCGAGCCAGCGAGACAAGCCCCCAACAAGCGGAGGAAACGAAAAATGTCCGGCGGCAGCACCATGAGTTCCGGAGGgggcaacaacaacaataacagcaacagtaaaaagaaaagtcCAGCCAGCAGTTTTGCGCTCTCCAGCCAG GATGTGATGGTGGTGGGAGAGCCCACTCTGATGGGAGGGGAGTTCGGGGACGAGGATGAGCGGCTCATCACACGGCTGGAGAACACACAGTTTGATGCGGCCAATGGCATCGACGACGAGGACAGTTTCAACAGTTCCCCCGCCCTGGGCACCAACAGCCCCTGGAACAGCAAAGCTCCCTCCAGCCAGGAGAGCAAAAATGACAACCCCACCTCACAGTCATCGCAGTAG
- the ldb1a gene encoding LIM domain-binding protein 1-A isoform X5, whose translation MLDRDVGPTPMYPPSYMEPGIGRHTPYGNQTDYRIFELNKRLQNWTEQDCDNLWWDAFTTEFFEDDAMLTITFCLEDGPKRYTIGRTLIPRYFRSIFEGGATELFYVLKHPKESFHNNFVSLDCDQCTMVTQNGKPMFTQVCVEGRLYLEFMFDDMMRIKTWHFSIRQHREVVPRSILAMHAQDPQMLDQLSKNITRCGLSNSTLNYLRLCVILEPMQELMSRHKTYSLSPRDCLKTCLFQKWQRMVAPPAEPARQAPNKRRKRKMSGGSTMSSGGGNNNNNSNSKKKSPASSFALSSQVPDVMVVGEPTLMGGEFGDEDERLITRLENTQFDAANGIDDEDSFNSSPALGTNSPWNSKAPSSQESKNDNPTSQSSQ comes from the exons ATGCTGGATAGAGATGTGGG TCCGACGCCGATGTATCCCCCCTCTTACATGGAGCCTGGAATAGG GAGGCACACACCGTATGGAAATCAAACAGACTACAGAATATTTGAGCTCAACAAAAGACTACAGAATTGGACAGag cAGGACTGTGACAATTTGTGGTGGGATGCTTTCACTACAGAGTTTTTCGAGGACGATGCAATGCTGACGATCACTTTCTGTCTGGAAGATGGGCCCAAACGATATA CTATTGGTAGGACGTTGATCCCTCGATACTTCAGGAGTATTTTTGAGGGTGGGGCCACTGAACTCTTCTATGTGCTGAAACATCCCAAGGAGTCTTTCCACAATAACTTTGTGTCACTTGACTGCGATCAATGCACCATGGTTACACAGAACGGCAAACCCATGTTCACACAG GTGTGTGTGGAGGGCAGACTGTACCTCGAGTTTATGTTTGATGACATGATGCGTATAAAGACATGGCATTTCAGCATCAGACAACACAGAGAAGTCGTGCCAAGGAGCATCCTGGCAATGCAT GCCCAAGACCCCCAAATGCTTGACCAGCTatcaaaaaacatcacaagatGTGGCTTATCTAACTCTACGCTGAACTACCTCCGA CTTTGTGTAATCCTGGAGCCCATGCAGGAGCTGATGTCCAGACACAAGACGTACAGTCTCAGCCCACGAGACTGCCTCAAAACCTGTCTGTTTCAGAAATGGCAGCGAATGGTGGCCCCACCAG CCGAGCCAGCGAGACAAGCCCCCAACAAGCGGAGGAAACGAAAAATGTCCGGCGGCAGCACCATGAGTTCCGGAGGgggcaacaacaacaataacagcaacagtaaaaagaaaagtcCAGCCAGCAGTTTTGCGCTCTCCAGCCAGGTACCT GATGTGATGGTGGTGGGAGAGCCCACTCTGATGGGAGGGGAGTTCGGGGACGAGGATGAGCGGCTCATCACACGGCTGGAGAACACACAGTTTGATGCGGCCAATGGCATCGACGACGAGGACAGTTTCAACAGTTCCCCCGCCCTGGGCACCAACAGCCCCTGGAACAGCAAAGCTCCCTCCAGCCAGGAGAGCAAAAATGACAACCCCACCTCACAGTCATCGCAGTAG
- the ldb1a gene encoding LIM domain-binding protein 1-A isoform X1, translating into MSVGGCACPGCSSKSFKLYSPKEPPNGSAFPPFHPGAMLDRDVGPTPMYPPSYMEPGIGRHTPYGNQTDYRIFELNKRLQNWTEQDCDNLWWDAFTTEFFEDDAMLTITFCLEDGPKRYTIGRTLIPRYFRSIFEGGATELFYVLKHPKESFHNNFVSLDCDQCTMVTQNGKPMFTQVCVEGRLYLEFMFDDMMRIKTWHFSIRQHREVVPRSILAMHAQDPQMLDQLSKNITRCGLSNSTLNYLRLCVILEPMQELMSRHKTYSLSPRDCLKTCLFQKWQRMVAPPAEPARQAPNKRRKRKMSGGSTMSSGGGNNNNNSNSKKKSPASSFALSSQVPDVMVVGEPTLMGGEFGDEDERLITRLENTQFDAANGIDDEDSFNSSPALGTNSPWNSKAPSSQESKNDNPTSQSSQ; encoded by the exons GCTGTTCGTCCAAGTCGTTCAAGCTGTACTCCCCCAAGGAGCCCCCCAACGGTAGTGCCTTCCCTCCATTTCACCCAGGCGCAATGCTGGATAGAGATGTGGG TCCGACGCCGATGTATCCCCCCTCTTACATGGAGCCTGGAATAGG GAGGCACACACCGTATGGAAATCAAACAGACTACAGAATATTTGAGCTCAACAAAAGACTACAGAATTGGACAGag cAGGACTGTGACAATTTGTGGTGGGATGCTTTCACTACAGAGTTTTTCGAGGACGATGCAATGCTGACGATCACTTTCTGTCTGGAAGATGGGCCCAAACGATATA CTATTGGTAGGACGTTGATCCCTCGATACTTCAGGAGTATTTTTGAGGGTGGGGCCACTGAACTCTTCTATGTGCTGAAACATCCCAAGGAGTCTTTCCACAATAACTTTGTGTCACTTGACTGCGATCAATGCACCATGGTTACACAGAACGGCAAACCCATGTTCACACAG GTGTGTGTGGAGGGCAGACTGTACCTCGAGTTTATGTTTGATGACATGATGCGTATAAAGACATGGCATTTCAGCATCAGACAACACAGAGAAGTCGTGCCAAGGAGCATCCTGGCAATGCAT GCCCAAGACCCCCAAATGCTTGACCAGCTatcaaaaaacatcacaagatGTGGCTTATCTAACTCTACGCTGAACTACCTCCGA CTTTGTGTAATCCTGGAGCCCATGCAGGAGCTGATGTCCAGACACAAGACGTACAGTCTCAGCCCACGAGACTGCCTCAAAACCTGTCTGTTTCAGAAATGGCAGCGAATGGTGGCCCCACCAG CCGAGCCAGCGAGACAAGCCCCCAACAAGCGGAGGAAACGAAAAATGTCCGGCGGCAGCACCATGAGTTCCGGAGGgggcaacaacaacaataacagcaacagtaaaaagaaaagtcCAGCCAGCAGTTTTGCGCTCTCCAGCCAGGTACCT GATGTGATGGTGGTGGGAGAGCCCACTCTGATGGGAGGGGAGTTCGGGGACGAGGATGAGCGGCTCATCACACGGCTGGAGAACACACAGTTTGATGCGGCCAATGGCATCGACGACGAGGACAGTTTCAACAGTTCCCCCGCCCTGGGCACCAACAGCCCCTGGAACAGCAAAGCTCCCTCCAGCCAGGAGAGCAAAAATGACAACCCCACCTCACAGTCATCGCAGTAG
- the ldb1a gene encoding LIM domain-binding protein 1-A isoform X2, which yields MSVGGCACPGCSSKSFKLYSPKEPPNGSAFPPFHPGAMLDRDVGPTPMYPPSYMEPGIGRHTPYGNQTDYRIFELNKRLQNWTEDCDNLWWDAFTTEFFEDDAMLTITFCLEDGPKRYTIGRTLIPRYFRSIFEGGATELFYVLKHPKESFHNNFVSLDCDQCTMVTQNGKPMFTQVCVEGRLYLEFMFDDMMRIKTWHFSIRQHREVVPRSILAMHAQDPQMLDQLSKNITRCGLSNSTLNYLRLCVILEPMQELMSRHKTYSLSPRDCLKTCLFQKWQRMVAPPAEPARQAPNKRRKRKMSGGSTMSSGGGNNNNNSNSKKKSPASSFALSSQVPDVMVVGEPTLMGGEFGDEDERLITRLENTQFDAANGIDDEDSFNSSPALGTNSPWNSKAPSSQESKNDNPTSQSSQ from the exons GCTGTTCGTCCAAGTCGTTCAAGCTGTACTCCCCCAAGGAGCCCCCCAACGGTAGTGCCTTCCCTCCATTTCACCCAGGCGCAATGCTGGATAGAGATGTGGG TCCGACGCCGATGTATCCCCCCTCTTACATGGAGCCTGGAATAGG GAGGCACACACCGTATGGAAATCAAACAGACTACAGAATATTTGAGCTCAACAAAAGACTACAGAATTGGACAGag GACTGTGACAATTTGTGGTGGGATGCTTTCACTACAGAGTTTTTCGAGGACGATGCAATGCTGACGATCACTTTCTGTCTGGAAGATGGGCCCAAACGATATA CTATTGGTAGGACGTTGATCCCTCGATACTTCAGGAGTATTTTTGAGGGTGGGGCCACTGAACTCTTCTATGTGCTGAAACATCCCAAGGAGTCTTTCCACAATAACTTTGTGTCACTTGACTGCGATCAATGCACCATGGTTACACAGAACGGCAAACCCATGTTCACACAG GTGTGTGTGGAGGGCAGACTGTACCTCGAGTTTATGTTTGATGACATGATGCGTATAAAGACATGGCATTTCAGCATCAGACAACACAGAGAAGTCGTGCCAAGGAGCATCCTGGCAATGCAT GCCCAAGACCCCCAAATGCTTGACCAGCTatcaaaaaacatcacaagatGTGGCTTATCTAACTCTACGCTGAACTACCTCCGA CTTTGTGTAATCCTGGAGCCCATGCAGGAGCTGATGTCCAGACACAAGACGTACAGTCTCAGCCCACGAGACTGCCTCAAAACCTGTCTGTTTCAGAAATGGCAGCGAATGGTGGCCCCACCAG CCGAGCCAGCGAGACAAGCCCCCAACAAGCGGAGGAAACGAAAAATGTCCGGCGGCAGCACCATGAGTTCCGGAGGgggcaacaacaacaataacagcaacagtaaaaagaaaagtcCAGCCAGCAGTTTTGCGCTCTCCAGCCAGGTACCT GATGTGATGGTGGTGGGAGAGCCCACTCTGATGGGAGGGGAGTTCGGGGACGAGGATGAGCGGCTCATCACACGGCTGGAGAACACACAGTTTGATGCGGCCAATGGCATCGACGACGAGGACAGTTTCAACAGTTCCCCCGCCCTGGGCACCAACAGCCCCTGGAACAGCAAAGCTCCCTCCAGCCAGGAGAGCAAAAATGACAACCCCACCTCACAGTCATCGCAGTAG
- the ldb1a gene encoding LIM domain-binding protein 1-A isoform X7, translated as MSVGGCACPGCSSKSFKLYSPKEPPNGSAFPPFHPGAMLDRDVGPTPMYPPSYMEPGIGRHTPYGNQTDYRIFELNKRLQNWTEDCDNLWWDAFTTEFFEDDAMLTITFCLEDGPKRYTIGRTLIPRYFRSIFEGGATELFYVLKHPKESFHNNFVSLDCDQCTMVTQNGKPMFTQVCVEGRLYLEFMFDDMMRIKTWHFSIRQHREVVPRSILAMHAQDPQMLDQLSKNITRCGLSNSTLNYLRLCVILEPMQELMSRHKTYSLSPRDCLKTCLFQKWQRMVAPPAEPARQAPNKRRKRKMSGGSTMSSGGGNNNNNSNSKKKSPASSFALSSQVPDLVGTKTCTVPELEDRS; from the exons GCTGTTCGTCCAAGTCGTTCAAGCTGTACTCCCCCAAGGAGCCCCCCAACGGTAGTGCCTTCCCTCCATTTCACCCAGGCGCAATGCTGGATAGAGATGTGGG TCCGACGCCGATGTATCCCCCCTCTTACATGGAGCCTGGAATAGG GAGGCACACACCGTATGGAAATCAAACAGACTACAGAATATTTGAGCTCAACAAAAGACTACAGAATTGGACAGag GACTGTGACAATTTGTGGTGGGATGCTTTCACTACAGAGTTTTTCGAGGACGATGCAATGCTGACGATCACTTTCTGTCTGGAAGATGGGCCCAAACGATATA CTATTGGTAGGACGTTGATCCCTCGATACTTCAGGAGTATTTTTGAGGGTGGGGCCACTGAACTCTTCTATGTGCTGAAACATCCCAAGGAGTCTTTCCACAATAACTTTGTGTCACTTGACTGCGATCAATGCACCATGGTTACACAGAACGGCAAACCCATGTTCACACAG GTGTGTGTGGAGGGCAGACTGTACCTCGAGTTTATGTTTGATGACATGATGCGTATAAAGACATGGCATTTCAGCATCAGACAACACAGAGAAGTCGTGCCAAGGAGCATCCTGGCAATGCAT GCCCAAGACCCCCAAATGCTTGACCAGCTatcaaaaaacatcacaagatGTGGCTTATCTAACTCTACGCTGAACTACCTCCGA CTTTGTGTAATCCTGGAGCCCATGCAGGAGCTGATGTCCAGACACAAGACGTACAGTCTCAGCCCACGAGACTGCCTCAAAACCTGTCTGTTTCAGAAATGGCAGCGAATGGTGGCCCCACCAG CCGAGCCAGCGAGACAAGCCCCCAACAAGCGGAGGAAACGAAAAATGTCCGGCGGCAGCACCATGAGTTCCGGAGGgggcaacaacaacaataacagcaacagtaaaaagaaaagtcCAGCCAGCAGTTTTGCGCTCTCCAGCCAGGTACCT gACCTGGTTGGAACAAAAACCTGTACAGTTCCGGAGCTTGAGGACCGGAGTTGA
- the ldb1a gene encoding LIM domain-binding protein 1-A isoform X6: MSVGGCACPGCSSKSFKLYSPKEPPNGSAFPPFHPGAMLDRDVGPTPMYPPSYMEPGIGRHTPYGNQTDYRIFELNKRLQNWTEQDCDNLWWDAFTTEFFEDDAMLTITFCLEDGPKRYTIGRTLIPRYFRSIFEGGATELFYVLKHPKESFHNNFVSLDCDQCTMVTQNGKPMFTQVCVEGRLYLEFMFDDMMRIKTWHFSIRQHREVVPRSILAMHAQDPQMLDQLSKNITRCGLSNSTLNYLRLCVILEPMQELMSRHKTYSLSPRDCLKTCLFQKWQRMVAPPAEPARQAPNKRRKRKMSGGSTMSSGGGNNNNNSNSKKKSPASSFALSSQVPDLVGTKTCTVPELEDRS; encoded by the exons GCTGTTCGTCCAAGTCGTTCAAGCTGTACTCCCCCAAGGAGCCCCCCAACGGTAGTGCCTTCCCTCCATTTCACCCAGGCGCAATGCTGGATAGAGATGTGGG TCCGACGCCGATGTATCCCCCCTCTTACATGGAGCCTGGAATAGG GAGGCACACACCGTATGGAAATCAAACAGACTACAGAATATTTGAGCTCAACAAAAGACTACAGAATTGGACAGag cAGGACTGTGACAATTTGTGGTGGGATGCTTTCACTACAGAGTTTTTCGAGGACGATGCAATGCTGACGATCACTTTCTGTCTGGAAGATGGGCCCAAACGATATA CTATTGGTAGGACGTTGATCCCTCGATACTTCAGGAGTATTTTTGAGGGTGGGGCCACTGAACTCTTCTATGTGCTGAAACATCCCAAGGAGTCTTTCCACAATAACTTTGTGTCACTTGACTGCGATCAATGCACCATGGTTACACAGAACGGCAAACCCATGTTCACACAG GTGTGTGTGGAGGGCAGACTGTACCTCGAGTTTATGTTTGATGACATGATGCGTATAAAGACATGGCATTTCAGCATCAGACAACACAGAGAAGTCGTGCCAAGGAGCATCCTGGCAATGCAT GCCCAAGACCCCCAAATGCTTGACCAGCTatcaaaaaacatcacaagatGTGGCTTATCTAACTCTACGCTGAACTACCTCCGA CTTTGTGTAATCCTGGAGCCCATGCAGGAGCTGATGTCCAGACACAAGACGTACAGTCTCAGCCCACGAGACTGCCTCAAAACCTGTCTGTTTCAGAAATGGCAGCGAATGGTGGCCCCACCAG CCGAGCCAGCGAGACAAGCCCCCAACAAGCGGAGGAAACGAAAAATGTCCGGCGGCAGCACCATGAGTTCCGGAGGgggcaacaacaacaataacagcaacagtaaaaagaaaagtcCAGCCAGCAGTTTTGCGCTCTCCAGCCAGGTACCT gACCTGGTTGGAACAAAAACCTGTACAGTTCCGGAGCTTGAGGACCGGAGTTGA